GTTGGGCATTTCGAACCGACAGATGTCCGTGGCCTACTGCAGGCATTGCAGAAGAGAGCCGTTTGCCAACGTGCATGGGCAGAAATGTTCACACAAGTTGATGTTCTGATCTTGCCGACATCGCTGCAACGGCCTTTTCTTAATGGTTTGGACTTCAAAGATCCGGCAGCACTCGATGATATTGTCCCGGCTCAATCCCCCTCCTTGCGATCAATGTCTTGGGGCTGCCGTCCGCTGCTTTGCCAACACATCTGGATGGCACCACGCCGCTTGGGGTGCAATTGGTCGGGCCGATGCACGGCGATGGCTTTGTGTTAGATGTCGCCGAACGGATGGAACGCGAGTTGGGCACGCTTTGGCAGCATCTGGCGAAGAGGAGTACTTAGGCAGCGCGTTGCGCGATGCGGGATGAGAAGCCTGCGGGAGTGGGCAAAATGTGGCGGTCAGGCAGCTTTTCGTTGGTATGAAACAGACCGGCGATCGTCTGGGGCGGCATATTTACAGGAGAAGCCCGCTTGGGGAATTGAATCCTACCCCCGAGCCAAGCTCGCCTACCTCTCTGAGTGACGCTGCGCGCGGCTGTGATCGCGCCCTAAGCTGAGGCGATACCCTCGCCGCGCATCTGGGCCTGATAGTCGTTGATGCGCCAATCTGCGCGGAACAGCCAGCTGGGTTCGGGTTGGCGTTTGGCGTGGTCGGTGCTGATCTCGACTTCGTCGAAGCCGCAGCGCCGGGCCATGGTGTATTGATCGGCGAGCAGCGGGCCGGAGGCGCGCAGGCGGCCTTTGTAGCCCATCAGGCGCAGTTGGCGGGCCAGTGTGAAGCCTCGGCCATCGGCGAAGCTGGCAAAGGCGATGCGGATCATCCCCAACCCGTGCAGGCTCTCGACCAGATCGGCCGGGTCGATGTCCCCAGGGAGGTCGAGCCCGGCGCCGTTTTCGCCGGTGATCTCGCGGCGGCTCGGGGTGAAGCCGTGTGGCCAGTCTTCGGCGGTGAAGCCGGTGTCGCGGATGAGGACACTCATGTGTTTGCTCCTGTTCTGAGGGCTTGGCCCGTGTCGAAATGGATGCCGCATTCGGTCTTGGTGCTGCCTTGCCAGCGGCCACTGCGCCCCTGTCCGGGTGCGGTGCAGGGGGCGCAACCGACCGAGCCGTAGCCGCGCGCGATCAGTGGATGGGGCGGTAGATTGTTGGTGCTGATATAGGCGGTGATGTCGGCGCTGGACCAGTTGGCCAGCGGGTTGAGCTTGATCCGCCCGGTGCCGGGTTCGGGTTCGAACAATTCCAGCGCTTCGCGCTTGCCGCCCTGAAATCGCTTGCGCCCGCTGATCCAGGCATCGAAGCTTTTGAGCCCTTTGAGGAGTGGGGCGGTCTTGCGCAGAGCGCAGCAGGTGTCGGGCGCGCTCTGATGCAGTGTGCCGGTCGGGTCGGCGGCGGCGAGCTGCTGCGCGTCGGCCCGCAGTAGCCGCACATCGGTGAGGCCGAGCCGCGCGCTCAGTCTGCGCTGATAATCCAGCGTTTCGGGGAAAAGCATTTCGGTGTCGATGAAAAGCACTGGCGTATCGGGGCGGATCAGCGAAACCATATGCAGCAGCACAACCGCTTCGGTGCCGAAGCTTGAGACCAGCGCCGCCTTGCCGAACTGCTTTTCCATCAGCGCGGAGTGCAGCAGGCCGACCGCCTGCGCGCGGGCGAACCGGGTGTTCAGACATGTGGCGCGCTGTGACAGATCATTCGGCGGCATGGGCGCTCACCTCTTCGTAAAGGGCGGCCTTGAACGGGGCGAGGCCGACGCGGCGATAGGTTTCGAGGAAGGTTTCGTCGGGGCTTTCGCGCAGACCGAGATAGGCCAGCACGATGCGCTCGACCGCGGGGACGATTTCGTCATCGGCAAAGCCGCGGCCGGTGCGGGTGCCGAGCGTGGCGTCAAGCGTGTGATCGCCGCCGAGGGTGATCTGGTAATTTTCGACACCGGCGCGATCCAGCCCGAGAATGCCGATATGGCCGACATGATGATGGCCGCAGGCATTGATGCAGCCCGAGATCTTGAGCTTGAGCGGACCGATATCGTGTTCGAGTTTGAGCGTTTTGAACCGCTCGGCAATCTGCTGTGCAATCGGGATCGAGCGGGCGGTCGCGAGCGCACAGTAATCCATGCCGGGGCAAGCGATGATGTCCGAGATCAGCCCGATATTCGCGGTGGCCAGCCCATGTTCGCCAAGCCTGCGGTGCAACGCCGGGAGATCGGCGCGGTGAACGTGGGGCAGGATCACGTTCTGCTCATGCGAGATGCGCAGTTCATCATGGCTGAAGTCTCGGGCGAGGTCTGCCATGACGCGCATTTGCGCGGCACTGGCGTCGCCGGGGGTTTTGCCATGCGCTTTGAGCGAGATCGAAACGATGGCGTGATCAGCGCGTCTATGGGCCGCGAGGTTGGTATCGGCCCAGGCGCGAAACACCGGGTCTGCTGTGCGGGCGGCCTCGTAAGCTGCTGTGTCGCCGGATTTGAACGCGGGCGGGGCGAAGGCGGCGCGGAGTGTTTCGAGCCGGGCCTGATCGGCGCCGGAATAGCCCGGCCGGTAAGTCGCAAAGCGCGCGTCGACCCGGCGGCGGATTTCGTCGACGCCAAGCTCGTGCACGGTGATTTTGATCCGTGCCTTATGTTTGTTGTCGCGCCGCCCGATCTGATTCCAGACTGAAACGATGGCTTCGAGATAGGGCAGCAGGTCGGCCTGTGGCAGGAACGGATTGAGCACCTTGGCCAGGATCGGCGTGCGGCCAAGCCCGCCGCCGACGGCGACCTCGAAACCGGTTTCGCCGCCCTGTTGGACGATCCGCAGGCCGATATCATGCGAGCGGGTGACCGCGCGGTCAGTCGCGCTTGCGATGACGGCGATCTTGAACTTGCGCGGCATGAACTGAAACTCCGGGTGGTCGGTGCTCCATTGCCGGATCAATTCGGCCACCGGGCGTGGGTCGGTGATTTCGTCGGCCGCGGCACCGGCGAAATGATCGGAGGTGACGTTGCGGATGGTGTTGCCGGAGGTCTGAATCGAGTGAATGCCAACCTCGTTTAGCGCTTCGAGAATGTCAGGGATATCGGTGAGCCGGGGCCAGTTGAACTGAATATTCTGGCGGGTGGTGAAATGGCCGTAACCTTTGTCCCAGCGCTCGGCCACGTCGGCGAAGCGGTGCATCTGTGCGCTGTTGAGCGTGCCATAGGGGATGGCGATCCGCAGCATGTAGGCGTGCAGTTGAAGATAGACGCCGTTCATCAGACGGAGCGGCTTGAACTCGGCCTCGGTCAGCTCACCCGCAAGGCGGCGGGTGATCTGTGCGCGGAACTGGGCGATGCGCCGGGCGTGAAAGGCGCGGTCGAATTCAGAGTGCTGATACATGGGGGCGCTCCTGCTGTTCGGCTTGTTTTCCAAGAAAGCGATTGGACGGGCCGCGCCGGCGGAAGGCCTCGCGGAAATGGGTGGGGCCGGGTATGCCAGCGTCGAGGGCGACGACGATGAGGTAGACGTCGACAACTTCGCCGGTGCGGCGCTGAGCCGTTTCGAGCGCGGCTTTGGCGTCTTCCTCAACGGTGAAAACATGCGCGTCCTCAAGCCTGCGCACCCAGCGGCCCATATGGTCGAGATAGACGACATCGCCTTCGACCAGTGCGTTGGCGGTCACGACTTGGGGTTTCATAGGGCAACCTCCTTTTGCTGTACTGCTTGCGCCGCGCGCGGGGCGAGGCCGACGAGGGTCAGTGCGGGGCCGGACAGGCGGGCGCGCGATATGTCGGCGGCGAGTTGGGCGAGCGTGGAGGCGATGATCCGCTGTTCGGGGTGGGAGGCGTTCTCCACGATGCTGACCGGGGTTGAGGGATCGGCGCCGTGCATCAGCAGGCGCCCCTGAATGAACCGGGCGGCGCGCTTGCCCATGTAGATCGCCGTGACCTCGCCCCGGCGGGCCAGCCCGCGCCAGTCCTGTTCGGCAAAGCCCTGCATGTCGTGCGCGGTCATCAGGCGGACCTCGTGGTTGCGGCCCCGTTTGGTCAGGCTTTGGCCAAGGGCTGCCACGCTGGCGGAGGCGGCGGTGATGCCGGGGATAATGGACCAGCCGATGGCCTGCGCGTCGAGCGCGTCGATCTCTTCGTCGAGCCGCCCGAACACCGTTGGATCGCCGCCTTTGAGCCGCACCACCTGCGCGCCCTCTCTGGCATGGCGGAGCATCAGCGCGTTGATCTCGCTCTGGCGGATGGAGGGGCCGAAACCTTGTTTGCCTGCGGCGATCAGGACGGCTTCGCGGCGGCAAAGCTCAAGCACCGGC
This is a stretch of genomic DNA from Aquicoccus sp. G2-2. It encodes these proteins:
- a CDS encoding DUF934 domain-containing protein; the encoded protein is MSVLIRDTGFTAEDWPHGFTPSRREITGENGAGLDLPGDIDPADLVESLHGLGMIRIAFASFADGRGFTLARQLRLMGYKGRLRASGPLLADQYTMARRCGFDEVEISTDHAKRQPEPSWLFRADWRINDYQAQMRGEGIASA
- a CDS encoding phosphoadenylyl-sulfate reductase; the encoded protein is MPPNDLSQRATCLNTRFARAQAVGLLHSALMEKQFGKAALVSSFGTEAVVLLHMVSLIRPDTPVLFIDTEMLFPETLDYQRRLSARLGLTDVRLLRADAQQLAAADPTGTLHQSAPDTCCALRKTAPLLKGLKSFDAWISGRKRFQGGKREALELFEPEPGTGRIKLNPLANWSSADITAYISTNNLPPHPLIARGYGSVGCAPCTAPGQGRSGRWQGSTKTECGIHFDTGQALRTGANT
- a CDS encoding nitrite/sulfite reductase; the protein is MYQHSEFDRAFHARRIAQFRAQITRRLAGELTEAEFKPLRLMNGVYLQLHAYMLRIAIPYGTLNSAQMHRFADVAERWDKGYGHFTTRQNIQFNWPRLTDIPDILEALNEVGIHSIQTSGNTIRNVTSDHFAGAAADEITDPRPVAELIRQWSTDHPEFQFMPRKFKIAVIASATDRAVTRSHDIGLRIVQQGGETGFEVAVGGGLGRTPILAKVLNPFLPQADLLPYLEAIVSVWNQIGRRDNKHKARIKITVHELGVDEIRRRVDARFATYRPGYSGADQARLETLRAAFAPPAFKSGDTAAYEAARTADPVFRAWADTNLAAHRRADHAIVSISLKAHGKTPGDASAAQMRVMADLARDFSHDELRISHEQNVILPHVHRADLPALHRRLGEHGLATANIGLISDIIACPGMDYCALATARSIPIAQQIAERFKTLKLEHDIGPLKLKISGCINACGHHHVGHIGILGLDRAGVENYQITLGGDHTLDATLGTRTGRGFADDEIVPAVERIVLAYLGLRESPDETFLETYRRVGLAPFKAALYEEVSAHAAE
- a CDS encoding DUF2849 domain-containing protein; this translates as MKPQVVTANALVEGDVVYLDHMGRWVRRLEDAHVFTVEEDAKAALETAQRRTGEVVDVYLIVVALDAGIPGPTHFREAFRRRGPSNRFLGKQAEQQERPHVSAL